A DNA window from Mycolicibacter terrae contains the following coding sequences:
- the gjpA gene encoding outer membrane porin GjpA: MHATVRPYATAGVALVGASLIAATPVAPPLPALSDALSPAVQLTGAWEDVVNTASANLTALLNNWYLAPGVGMQQFWANQLDYADQLANDPAGSTNSVNEQIQLHLNAVVSGWALQNTTDETSATVLNHTMDSSHQLMFGQVAGYLPPDVDADSIMPIINYLGSPASALLMASIGPMISPWIALLNGITDGDNPFDILANMGGAFFNGATLNLDALLPMINESGYFPAGMSMDHLDFAFAGLLSTGAATVSYQVLGPGGEVAAEVPAIGGSLFQSVGIEFSGVPVLGTLDLNSAAVGPIAAWQAWGQTVGALLGSGWDGKGPVVVTPPLADASLPLLPTDLVDDGGTGAATDAFGWLGDLLGL, encoded by the coding sequence TTGCACGCCACAGTTCGCCCCTACGCCACCGCCGGTGTGGCACTTGTCGGGGCCAGCCTCATTGCGGCGACGCCGGTGGCCCCGCCACTGCCCGCCCTGTCGGATGCCCTTTCCCCCGCGGTGCAGTTGACCGGGGCGTGGGAGGACGTCGTCAACACCGCCTCGGCCAACCTGACCGCGCTGCTGAACAACTGGTACCTGGCTCCCGGGGTTGGGATGCAGCAGTTCTGGGCCAATCAGCTGGACTACGCCGACCAACTGGCCAACGATCCGGCCGGCTCGACGAACTCGGTGAACGAGCAGATTCAGCTGCATTTGAATGCGGTGGTCTCGGGCTGGGCGTTGCAAAACACCACCGACGAGACCAGCGCCACCGTGCTCAACCACACCATGGACAGCAGCCATCAACTGATGTTCGGGCAGGTCGCCGGCTACCTTCCGCCGGATGTGGATGCGGACTCCATCATGCCGATCATCAACTACCTGGGGTCCCCGGCCAGTGCACTGCTCATGGCGTCCATCGGACCCATGATCAGTCCATGGATCGCGTTGCTCAACGGCATCACCGACGGTGACAACCCGTTCGACATCCTGGCCAACATGGGCGGCGCGTTCTTCAACGGCGCCACGCTGAACCTGGATGCACTGTTGCCGATGATCAACGAATCCGGGTACTTCCCCGCGGGCATGAGCATGGATCATCTGGACTTCGCGTTTGCCGGGTTGCTGTCTACCGGTGCGGCCACGGTGAGCTACCAGGTGTTGGGGCCCGGGGGCGAGGTCGCCGCCGAGGTGCCCGCGATCGGTGGCTCGCTGTTCCAAAGTGTGGGCATCGAATTCAGCGGGGTGCCGGTGCTGGGCACCCTGGACCTCAACAGTGCCGCGGTCGGGCCGATCGCAGCGTGGCAGGCCTGGGGCCAAACGGTCGGTGCCCTGCTGGGCTCGGGGTGGGATGGCAAGGGCCCGGTGGTGGTGACCCCGCCGCTAGCCGACGCCAGCCTTCCGCTACTGCCCACCGATCTGGTCGATGACGGCGGCACCGGTGCGGCTACCGACGCATTCGGCTGGCTGGGCGACCTGCTCGGACTCTGA
- a CDS encoding PEP/pyruvate-binding domain-containing protein yields MNTPIIKALADIRAADAGFSGGKGANLGELLAAGLSVPDGFVIGVAAYQEAVAAGLPVTPSDEVRDAIVASYRALGPDVAVAVRSSALAEDGATASHAGIYETALNVTGVEQLLDAVRDCWTSTSSPRARQYGRTRGLGSAESGMGVVVQRQICASCAGVAFTIDPLTGCRDRLVLESVQGLGQAVVSGMVTPDRVVVDKNSLEILTIERGQWNMVQLSLSENQIREIAQDALAIERWYGRPQDIEWALDGQGKIWILQARPVTTFDALQARAKAVEFYDPPRPPGSRWTRVNIGEALPGVPTPLTWSMWSAGLTMAQRESQIRLGVVSRREDGRVPLLTLARGWPVLSVDLLLSQVAQVPGVDPKAFSEQLLGAADDVDAAPLGARVATALRMTARAPIALGMLSRRLGRVSAISRRAWQREVPAPAVDPLALLAGAAARFGETLAVHTMQTYLCQSLYQAVERFAGSRVIDLLSGDGDLPEVHLARDLWLLAGGRISLEHFISEHGFHGPDEGEIASASWRQDPEPVLHAAQAWVDGDRLRDRVAALEARRDERRRAEAELCASVPRPCRRAVARLIAMARRALVGREIGKAAFLQDLDVARHAVAFLGGDAVWHTLGELQSNVHLTSADITARQRIRSQYATLEPPLSFAGNPGEQSCGTVEGVPSIITGVGASPGRARGRARVVTEPASAVVLGADEVLIAHTTDPSWVMTFMTVAGMAIDVGGTLSHAAIIARELGIPCVIGTGNGTRAIPDGALVEIDGSQGTVRILGAPTTDRPGSA; encoded by the coding sequence ATGAATACACCGATCATCAAGGCCCTGGCTGATATCCGTGCCGCCGATGCCGGATTCAGCGGCGGCAAGGGCGCCAATCTGGGCGAGTTGCTGGCGGCCGGCCTTTCGGTCCCCGACGGGTTCGTCATCGGCGTCGCGGCATACCAGGAAGCCGTCGCCGCCGGCCTGCCCGTGACACCTTCGGACGAGGTCCGCGACGCGATCGTGGCGAGCTATCGGGCCCTGGGCCCGGACGTTGCCGTGGCTGTCCGTTCATCAGCGTTGGCCGAGGATGGAGCCACCGCTTCGCACGCGGGAATCTACGAGACAGCGCTCAATGTCACAGGGGTGGAACAACTGCTCGACGCCGTCCGAGACTGTTGGACTTCGACGTCATCGCCACGGGCCCGTCAATACGGTCGCACCCGAGGACTGGGATCTGCAGAGTCCGGGATGGGTGTTGTTGTCCAGCGCCAGATCTGCGCATCGTGCGCCGGCGTCGCCTTTACCATTGACCCCCTGACCGGCTGTCGTGACCGACTTGTCTTGGAATCCGTACAAGGGCTGGGGCAGGCCGTTGTCTCCGGGATGGTGACGCCGGACCGCGTCGTCGTCGACAAAAATTCGTTGGAGATCCTGACGATTGAGCGTGGCCAGTGGAACATGGTGCAACTCTCGTTGTCCGAGAACCAGATTCGTGAGATCGCGCAAGATGCGCTGGCGATTGAGCGCTGGTACGGCCGGCCACAGGACATCGAATGGGCCCTCGACGGGCAGGGGAAAATCTGGATTCTGCAGGCTCGTCCCGTCACCACATTCGACGCGTTGCAGGCGAGAGCCAAAGCTGTCGAATTCTACGATCCGCCGCGCCCTCCCGGCAGTCGCTGGACCCGGGTGAACATCGGCGAGGCGCTGCCCGGAGTACCCACGCCGCTGACCTGGTCGATGTGGAGCGCGGGACTGACCATGGCACAACGCGAATCCCAGATCCGGCTCGGCGTCGTATCGAGGCGCGAGGACGGGCGGGTGCCGCTTCTCACGCTCGCCCGGGGTTGGCCGGTGCTGTCGGTCGATCTGCTGTTGAGCCAAGTCGCCCAGGTCCCCGGCGTGGATCCCAAGGCATTCAGTGAGCAGCTGCTCGGAGCGGCCGACGACGTCGATGCAGCGCCGCTGGGTGCGCGTGTCGCGACCGCGTTGCGGATGACGGCGCGCGCCCCGATCGCCCTGGGCATGCTGAGCCGCCGTCTAGGACGGGTCAGTGCGATCTCGCGACGGGCATGGCAGCGGGAGGTGCCGGCGCCCGCGGTAGACCCCCTTGCGTTATTGGCCGGGGCCGCAGCGCGTTTCGGCGAAACACTGGCCGTTCACACCATGCAGACCTACTTGTGCCAGTCCCTGTACCAGGCCGTGGAGCGGTTTGCCGGAAGCCGGGTGATCGACCTGCTCTCCGGAGACGGCGACCTTCCGGAGGTTCACCTTGCCCGGGATCTGTGGCTCCTGGCCGGAGGCCGGATCTCTTTGGAGCACTTCATTTCTGAGCATGGATTCCACGGTCCCGACGAGGGAGAGATCGCCTCCGCGTCATGGCGTCAGGACCCCGAGCCGGTGCTGCATGCCGCACAGGCCTGGGTTGATGGTGACCGCCTGCGTGATCGCGTTGCGGCACTGGAAGCACGCCGCGATGAACGACGTCGGGCAGAGGCGGAGTTGTGCGCATCGGTTCCGCGCCCGTGCCGCCGGGCGGTCGCGCGTCTGATCGCCATGGCTCGTCGAGCGTTGGTCGGTCGGGAGATCGGCAAGGCGGCGTTCCTGCAAGACCTCGATGTCGCCCGCCACGCGGTGGCCTTCCTGGGCGGCGATGCCGTCTGGCATACGCTGGGTGAGCTCCAATCGAATGTGCACCTGACGTCGGCCGATATCACTGCCCGCCAACGCATCCGTTCGCAATACGCCACGCTGGAGCCCCCGCTGTCGTTCGCCGGTAATCCGGGCGAGCAGTCGTGCGGCACCGTCGAAGGTGTGCCGTCGATCATCACCGGGGTCGGCGCCAGTCCGGGTCGTGCCCGCGGGCGCGCGCGTGTGGTGACCGAACCCGCCTCGGCCGTGGTGCTCGGCGCGGATGAGGTGCTCATCGCGCATACCACCGATCCATCGTGGGTGATGACGTTTATGACGGTCGCCGGCATGGCGATCGACGTCGGCGGGACGCTGTCGCACGCGGCGATCATCGCCCGCGAACTCGGAATCCCTTGTGTGATTGGGACGGGCAACGGCACCCGGGCGATCCCCGATGGGGCGCTCGTCGAGATCGACGGATCGCAGGGTACCGTGCGGATTCTCGGCGCGCCGACTACCGATCGACCCGGAAGCGCTTGA
- the prcA gene encoding proteasome subunit alpha, which translates to MSFPYFISPEQAMRERGELARKGIARGRSVVALAYAEGVLFVAENPSRSLQKISELYDRVGFAAAGRINEFENLRRGGIQFADTRGYAYDRRDVTARQLANVYAQTLGTIFTEQAKPYEVELCVAGVAYQGQAKAPELYRITYDGSITDEPHFVVMGGTTEPVIAALKESYTENAALADALRIAVNALKQTDTGNGAEQRELGPGTLEVAILDANRPKRAFRRIARSALEELLPQADSSGETSGDASG; encoded by the coding sequence ATGAGCTTTCCGTACTTCATCTCGCCCGAGCAGGCGATGCGTGAGCGCGGTGAGCTGGCGCGTAAAGGCATCGCCCGTGGCCGCAGCGTGGTGGCGCTGGCCTACGCCGAGGGGGTGCTGTTCGTCGCCGAGAACCCTTCGCGCTCACTGCAGAAGATCAGCGAACTCTATGACCGCGTCGGGTTCGCCGCCGCGGGCCGGATCAACGAGTTCGAGAATCTGCGCCGCGGCGGCATCCAGTTCGCCGACACTCGCGGCTACGCCTACGACCGCCGCGACGTCACCGCACGCCAGCTGGCCAACGTCTACGCCCAGACCCTCGGAACGATCTTCACCGAGCAGGCCAAGCCGTACGAAGTCGAGTTGTGTGTGGCCGGGGTGGCCTACCAGGGGCAGGCCAAAGCCCCTGAGCTGTACCGGATCACCTACGACGGGTCGATCACCGATGAGCCGCACTTCGTGGTGATGGGCGGCACCACCGAGCCGGTGATCGCGGCGCTCAAGGAGTCCTACACCGAGAACGCCGCACTGGCTGATGCCCTGCGGATCGCCGTCAATGCGCTCAAGCAGACCGACACCGGCAACGGCGCCGAGCAGCGTGAACTGGGCCCGGGAACGCTCGAGGTGGCCATCTTGGACGCCAACCGGCCGAAGCGGGCATTTCGCCGGATCGCCCGGTCGGCGCTGGAAGAGTTGCTGCCGCAGGCAGATTCGTCGGGGGAGACATCTGGCGACGCTTCCGGCTAG
- the prcB gene encoding proteasome subunit beta, with product MSWPFHDRLPVSSALPGMPSSPVDLSSFSDFLRRQAPDLLPAGGAGLNSGAGVDLPHGTTIVALKYPGGVVMAGDRRSTQGNMIAGRDVQKVYITDDYTATGIAGTAAIAVEFARLYAVELEHYEKLEGVPLTFAGKVNRLAIMVRGNLGAAMQGLLALPLLVAYDIDDADTEHAGRIVSFDAAGGWNIEEEGYQAVGSGSLFAKSSMKKLYGQATDKESALKVAVEALYDAADDDSATGGPDLVRGIYPTAVTIDADGAVDVPEERIAELAREVIESRTRGGDSGRKTKRGKK from the coding sequence GTGAGCTGGCCCTTCCATGATCGTCTTCCTGTCAGTTCCGCACTTCCAGGGATGCCGTCCAGCCCGGTAGACCTGTCGTCGTTCTCTGACTTCCTGCGCCGTCAGGCGCCGGATCTGCTGCCGGCGGGTGGTGCGGGCCTGAACTCCGGCGCCGGGGTGGATCTGCCGCACGGCACCACGATCGTCGCGCTGAAGTACCCCGGCGGCGTGGTGATGGCCGGGGACCGGCGCTCCACGCAGGGCAATATGATCGCCGGGCGCGACGTCCAGAAGGTCTACATCACCGACGATTACACCGCCACCGGGATCGCCGGAACCGCGGCGATCGCGGTCGAGTTCGCCCGGCTCTACGCCGTCGAGCTGGAGCACTACGAGAAGCTTGAAGGGGTGCCGCTGACGTTCGCCGGAAAGGTGAACCGGCTGGCGATCATGGTGCGCGGCAACCTCGGTGCGGCGATGCAGGGGTTGCTGGCGCTGCCGCTGCTGGTCGCCTATGACATCGACGACGCCGACACCGAGCACGCCGGGCGCATCGTGTCGTTCGACGCCGCCGGCGGTTGGAACATCGAGGAGGAGGGCTACCAGGCGGTGGGCTCCGGATCGTTGTTCGCCAAGTCGTCGATGAAGAAGCTTTACGGGCAGGCGACCGATAAGGAATCGGCGCTGAAGGTGGCAGTCGAGGCGCTTTACGACGCCGCCGACGACGATTCCGCCACCGGCGGACCGGATCTGGTGCGCGGCATCTATCCGACGGCGGTCACCATCGACGCCGACGGTGCCGTCGACGTTCCCGAGGAACGTATTGCCGAACTGGCCCGGGAAGTCATCGAGAGCCGAACGCGCGGAGGGGATTCGGGGCGGAAGACCAAGCGGGGTAAGAAATGA
- a CDS encoding ubiquitin-like protein Pup, protein MAQEQTKRGGGGGDEDDPTGPAAAGQERREKLTGETDDLLDEIDDVLEENAEDFVRAYVQKGGQ, encoded by the coding sequence ATGGCTCAGGAGCAGACCAAGCGTGGCGGTGGCGGTGGCGACGAGGACGACCCCACCGGTCCCGCGGCCGCCGGCCAGGAGCGTCGCGAGAAGCTGACCGGCGAGACCGACGACCTGCTCGACGAGATCGACGACGTGCTGGAGGAGAACGCGGAGGACTTCGTGCGCGCGTACGTCCAAAAGGGCGGCCAGTGA
- a CDS encoding DUF167 domain-containing protein — protein MSGTETVVVKIKPGSRKGPLVETDDDGQLTVYVREPAVDGKANSAVIRVLAEHFGVPRSRVELASGAGARVKRFRVDR, from the coding sequence ATGAGCGGCACTGAAACCGTCGTCGTCAAAATCAAACCGGGCAGTCGCAAGGGTCCGCTGGTGGAGACCGATGACGACGGTCAGTTGACGGTCTACGTGCGCGAACCCGCCGTCGACGGCAAAGCCAACTCGGCGGTGATCCGGGTGCTGGCCGAGCATTTCGGGGTGCCGCGCAGTCGGGTCGAACTGGCCTCAGGAGCCGGGGCGCGGGTCAAGCGCTTCCGGGTCGATCGGTAG
- a CDS encoding GntR family transcriptional regulator — MPKKYGVKEKELVVNHIVDLVLSGELRTGDRINRDAIAASVGVSRLPVQQALDQLEHDGLVVSRYHRGVFVERFDEAAVLEQHELHGVLNGIASARAATNPTPRVLAELDAALRTLRASKEPTAFQEAAYAYRRIIVEEYAGPQLQAAIVAARVFAPRGFWGKYPRGNAEFAHTYEAETAAIRGRDPEAARAANMERADLRAKVVIAELTARGVLGAS; from the coding sequence GTGCCGAAGAAATACGGGGTCAAAGAGAAGGAACTGGTCGTCAACCACATCGTCGACCTCGTTCTATCCGGTGAACTGCGCACAGGCGACCGCATCAACCGCGATGCGATCGCGGCGAGCGTGGGTGTCAGCCGACTGCCTGTTCAGCAGGCTCTGGATCAACTTGAGCACGACGGCCTGGTGGTCAGCCGTTATCACCGGGGAGTGTTCGTCGAGCGGTTCGATGAGGCCGCCGTACTCGAACAGCATGAGCTGCACGGTGTGCTGAACGGCATCGCGTCGGCGCGGGCGGCCACCAACCCGACGCCGCGGGTACTTGCCGAACTGGATGCGGCGCTGCGGACGTTGCGAGCCAGCAAGGAACCCACGGCGTTTCAAGAGGCGGCCTACGCCTACCGGCGCATCATCGTCGAGGAGTACGCCGGGCCCCAGTTGCAGGCGGCGATCGTCGCGGCACGCGTGTTCGCGCCGCGCGGATTCTGGGGGAAATACCCGCGGGGCAATGCGGAGTTCGCCCACACGTATGAAGCCGAGACTGCGGCGATTCGCGGGCGGGACCCTGAAGCAGCGCGCGCTGCGAACATGGAGCGGGCGGACTTGCGGGCCAAGGTGGTGATCGCGGAGTTGACCGCGCGCGGAGTGCTGGGCGCGTCATAG
- a CDS encoding lipid-transfer protein: MAEPLYILGAGMHPWGKWGRDFTEYGVVAARAALAEAGLDWRQIQLVAGADTIRNGYPGFIAGSTFAQKLGWNGVPVSSSYAACASGSQALQSARAHILAGFCDVALVIGADTTPKGAFAPVGGERKNDPDWQRFHLIGAMNPVYFALLARRRMDLYGATSEDFASVKVKNSRHGLSNPNARYRKESAVEDVLASPVVSDPLRQLDICATSDGAAALIVASAEFTRKHLGSLEGVPSVRAVSTVTPQYPQHLPELPDIATDSTAVVAAPERVFKDQILDAAYAEAGIGPEDVSLAEVYDLSTALELDWYEHLGLCAKGEGEQLLRSGATTIGGRVPVNPSGGLACFGEAIPAQAIAQVCELTWQLRGTATGRQVEGAKVGVTANQGLFGHGSSVIVAR; encoded by the coding sequence AGTACGGCGTGGTCGCCGCTCGTGCCGCCCTGGCCGAGGCGGGCCTGGACTGGCGTCAGATCCAGCTGGTGGCCGGCGCGGACACCATCCGCAACGGCTACCCCGGCTTCATCGCCGGTTCGACGTTCGCCCAGAAGCTCGGCTGGAACGGCGTTCCGGTGTCGTCGTCGTACGCCGCCTGCGCGTCCGGGTCCCAGGCGCTGCAGAGCGCCCGGGCGCACATCCTGGCCGGGTTCTGCGACGTGGCGCTGGTGATCGGCGCCGACACCACCCCCAAGGGCGCGTTCGCTCCGGTCGGCGGTGAGCGCAAGAACGACCCGGACTGGCAGCGGTTCCACCTGATCGGGGCGATGAACCCGGTGTACTTCGCGCTGCTGGCACGCCGGCGGATGGACCTCTACGGCGCCACCTCCGAGGACTTCGCGAGCGTGAAGGTGAAGAACTCCCGGCACGGTTTGAGCAACCCGAATGCCCGCTACCGCAAGGAGTCTGCGGTCGAAGACGTGTTGGCCAGCCCGGTGGTGTCCGACCCGCTGCGTCAGCTCGACATCTGCGCCACCTCCGACGGTGCGGCGGCACTGATCGTGGCCAGCGCGGAATTCACCCGCAAGCACCTGGGTTCGCTCGAGGGTGTGCCGTCGGTGCGGGCGGTGTCCACCGTGACCCCGCAGTACCCGCAGCACCTTCCCGAGTTGCCGGACATCGCAACGGATTCCACCGCGGTGGTGGCGGCCCCGGAGCGGGTGTTCAAGGACCAGATTTTGGACGCGGCCTACGCCGAGGCCGGGATCGGCCCAGAGGACGTCAGCCTGGCCGAGGTCTACGACCTGTCCACCGCGCTGGAGCTGGACTGGTACGAGCACCTGGGCCTGTGCGCCAAGGGCGAAGGCGAGCAGTTGCTGCGCAGCGGCGCCACCACCATCGGCGGACGGGTGCCGGTGAACCCGTCCGGCGGGCTGGCCTGCTTCGGTGAGGCGATCCCGGCGCAGGCGATTGCCCAGGTGTGTGAGCTGACCTGGCAGTTGCGCGGGACCGCCACCGGCCGGCAGGTCGAGGGCGCCAAGGTGGGCGTGACGGCCAACCAGGGCCTGTTCGGGCACGGCTCGTCGGTGATCGTCGCCCGCTAG
- a CDS encoding PGRS repeat-containing protein encodes MSHHINARRHSRAIGAASTVGAFLAFGMAPLTTAPPAQADEFDWIADLFDTSAWLEPGPAEVGAFEWTAMIDQWFYDPIHDGLQAWITSDFGEMVNGAINTMAGQYLIGNGIDGTAENPDGGNGGLWFGDGGDGWDSTDAGAAGGDGGNAPGWLGDGGDGGNGGAGADGGDGGAGGIWMGIGGNGGNGGASLDPSVVGGNGGNGGNASGWFFGNGGNGGMGGAGVDGVAGTWANGGDGNGGAGGLGGSGGNGGRSGFTFGNGGNGGNGGANGNGGIGATGTAEHLNGGNGGNAGVDWNVGHGGAAGERGSTIFTSPMYGEAGQFGHASDGGNGGNGGDAYQDGNGDYLGNGGNGGTGGYGGGYLSPTGIGGDGGNGGNGGAGVNGGNGGSGSTASNSVSGSPELGGKGGDGGNGGFASAGTGGNGGSGASGRGGGGGNGGDGGDGATDDPTVQTIGGNGGSGGSGFSPGSGGNGGNGGSGTYAGGNGGSGGSGGSGGGHAGGDGGNGGNSTGWQHDGSTYSRGGNGGAGGRGGAGTDTTAAGAGGAGGAGGDGATGPGVVSVGGNGGNGGNGGANAGSVLAGGGAGGDAGAGGAGGFGTASGGNGGNGGAGGAGATTAGNGGDGGAGGNSDGVETPVNDLGFGPSHAGNGGNGGAGGNGGGYAGGGPVEAPGGDGGAGGNGGNGAGTVDGGTGGNGGNGGKSGDIAGGPGQTGSGPTGTTGGTGGTGGAGAQPAPAE; translated from the coding sequence ATGAGTCATCACATCAACGCACGGCGCCATTCTCGAGCGATCGGCGCCGCCAGTACGGTCGGTGCGTTCCTGGCGTTCGGCATGGCCCCGCTGACCACCGCCCCGCCTGCTCAGGCCGACGAATTCGATTGGATCGCCGATCTTTTCGACACCTCGGCATGGTTGGAGCCAGGCCCCGCCGAAGTGGGCGCCTTTGAGTGGACCGCCATGATCGATCAGTGGTTCTACGACCCGATTCACGACGGCCTGCAGGCCTGGATCACCAGTGACTTCGGCGAGATGGTCAACGGCGCCATCAACACCATGGCCGGGCAATACCTGATCGGCAACGGCATCGACGGCACCGCCGAGAACCCCGACGGCGGCAACGGCGGCCTGTGGTTCGGCGACGGCGGCGACGGCTGGGACAGCACGGATGCCGGCGCGGCAGGCGGCGACGGCGGCAACGCGCCGGGCTGGCTCGGTGACGGCGGCGATGGCGGCAACGGCGGTGCGGGTGCCGACGGTGGTGACGGCGGGGCCGGTGGTATCTGGATGGGTATCGGCGGCAACGGCGGCAACGGCGGAGCGTCCCTCGACCCGAGCGTTGTCGGGGGCAATGGCGGCAATGGCGGCAACGCCTCCGGCTGGTTCTTCGGCAACGGCGGCAACGGCGGCATGGGCGGCGCCGGCGTCGACGGTGTCGCCGGAACCTGGGCCAACGGCGGCGACGGTAACGGCGGCGCCGGCGGGCTCGGCGGCAGCGGCGGCAATGGCGGCCGCAGCGGGTTTACGTTCGGAAACGGCGGCAACGGCGGCAACGGCGGGGCCAACGGCAACGGCGGCATCGGCGCCACCGGCACCGCAGAACATCTCAACGGCGGCAACGGCGGGAACGCCGGAGTCGATTGGAACGTCGGCCACGGCGGCGCAGCCGGTGAACGAGGCTCCACCATTTTCACCAGCCCCATGTACGGGGAAGCCGGCCAGTTCGGTCACGCCTCGGATGGTGGCAACGGTGGCAACGGCGGGGACGCTTACCAAGACGGCAATGGCGACTATCTCGGTAACGGCGGCAACGGCGGGACCGGCGGATACGGCGGGGGCTACCTTTCGCCGACCGGGATCGGCGGCGACGGCGGCAACGGCGGCAACGGCGGCGCCGGGGTCAACGGCGGCAACGGCGGAAGCGGCAGCACCGCCAGCAACAGCGTCAGCGGCAGCCCGGAGCTCGGCGGTAAGGGCGGCGACGGCGGCAACGGCGGTTTCGCCAGCGCCGGGACCGGCGGTAACGGCGGTAGCGGAGCCTCCGGCCGCGGGGGCGGCGGCGGCAACGGCGGTGATGGCGGTGATGGCGCCACCGACGACCCCACCGTCCAGACCATCGGCGGCAACGGCGGCAGCGGCGGCTCCGGCTTCTCCCCGGGGTCCGGCGGCAACGGCGGCAACGGCGGCAGCGGAACCTATGCCGGCGGCAACGGCGGCTCGGGTGGCAGCGGTGGTTCCGGTGGTGGCCATGCGGGCGGCGACGGCGGCAATGGCGGCAACAGCACCGGCTGGCAGCACGACGGCAGCACCTACAGCCGGGGCGGCAACGGCGGGGCCGGCGGCCGCGGCGGCGCAGGCACCGACACCACTGCCGCGGGCGCCGGTGGGGCCGGCGGCGCGGGCGGTGACGGCGCCACCGGACCCGGCGTGGTCAGCGTCGGCGGCAACGGCGGCAACGGCGGCAACGGCGGGGCCAACGCGGGCAGCGTGCTGGCCGGCGGCGGTGCCGGAGGCGACGCCGGAGCCGGCGGTGCCGGCGGGTTCGGAACCGCCTCCGGCGGCAACGGGGGCAACGGGGGCGCCGGCGGCGCCGGAGCAACCACCGCCGGCAACGGCGGGGACGGCGGCGCCGGCGGTAACAGCGACGGCGTCGAGACCCCGGTCAACGACCTCGGCTTCGGTCCCAGCCATGCCGGCAACGGAGGCAACGGCGGCGCAGGCGGCAACGGTGGCGGATATGCCGGCGGCGGCCCCGTCGAGGCCCCCGGCGGTGACGGCGGCGCCGGAGGCAACGGCGGAAACGGAGCCGGAACAGTCGACGGTGGAACCGGCGGCAACGGTGGCAACGGCGGCAAATCCGGCGACATCGCAGGCGGCCCCGGCCAAACCGGCAGCGGGCCCACCGGAACCACCGGTGGCACCGGGGGTACTGGGGGCGCCGGCGCACAGCCCGCACCCGCCGAGTAG